A window of Drosophila sulfurigaster albostrigata strain 15112-1811.04 chromosome X, ASM2355843v2, whole genome shotgun sequence genomic DNA:
CACCGTGTGTTTtttgtgccaaaaaaaaaaagcgaatttcaaacaaacaaaacaacattttatttttttgtcgtGCTTGTGTTCTTGTGTGTGGCAAAACAACATAATAACTTTTTAGCAGcagagcgaaaagaaaaaaaaagagttttatatacttttttttttgtttctccaacaacgacaacgacaacggcgacggcgacgacgacgacgacgttaaCGTGTTTTGTTGTTACGCTCACTTGTCTCTcagtgtgtgttgttgtgccaGGGCTGCCAGATCGCGAGTTATGAAAGCGCAGCGCGTCGCCAGCGTCgcacgccagcaacaacagcaacagcaacaacagcagcagcaactttgacaataactaaataacaataattattatacacaacaaaataaaagcataaaactatttttgatacactacaaaatatacaacaacaaaaagaaacaagaatTATGGATAACAGCAGCGAACAAAGTTCGACAgtcaacggcaacagcaacagcaacaacagttctgcagcagcaaccgcagcagcagcgatggcagcagcagccgctttAAGCTTTAAccaacagaagcaacagcaacaacaacaacaacaacagcaaccgcgTCACCTTAAGGagccagcggcagcaacagttgctgctgctgcagagcgacaacagcaatcgCCGTCGGAAAGTTgcaacacaaatgcaaatgcaaacgcTTGCAGCCCCAAAATGGGTTCGCGTCGCATCTTCACGCCGCACTTTAAGCTGCAGGTGCTCGAATCGTATCGCAACGACAACGATTGCAAGGGCAACCAACGTGCCACAGCCCGCAAATACAACATTCATCGCCGTCAGATACAAAAGTGGCTGCAATGCGAGCCCAATTTGCGCTCCTCGGTGGCCAAcaatcagcatcagcagcagcaacagcagcagcagcaacagttgcagcagcaatccCAATcgcaccaacagcagcagcaacaacagcagcaattgcaactgcagcagcagcaacagcaacatcaacaacagcagcagcaacaacaatcgcaacAACAATCGGCTGCCCTGAAGACGCATCAATTTCACAACTTGCCACATCCGTTGGCGCATCACGtgcaccatcatcatcatcatgctgccgccgccgcagcggcagccgctgctgctgccgccgctgctgctgcgcatgCGCATCACTTTTTGGCCAACGGTTTTGCGACggcgcatcatcatcatcatcatcatttggggggcgccaccgccgccgccaccgccaccgccgccaacacagcagcaacagcagcagcagcagccacagcagcagcaaccacaacagttGCATGCGCCTGTTGCCATGTTGCCGACATCGAATGGCGACAAAGCTACCAGCAATGGTTGccacagtaacagcaacagttgcgaGGCTGCCAACAGTGCCACAGCGTTGCCATATAGTTCAAACTCCCAAGTGCcaaacatcagcagcagcaacagcaacaacaacagcagcagcaacagcagcagcagcaactcctccgccagcaacaacaccgTCAGCAActcctccagcagcagcaacagcaacaactcgaGCAACATGCCAGCAACACTCGCGTATGCCGCGTATCTGCCACAGTTGCATGCAGCCGCTGCTTATTTGCCAGCGCCGCAGTTGGAGTTGCGCCTGAAGCCGCCAGCAGCCACGCCCACCGCACCCATGGATCTCTCGCTCAGCAGCGCAGCGCGTCGCCAAcgcgagcaacaacagcagcagcaacagcagcagcagcaacagttgctggtGGATTTGAGTTGCCGCAAGCGTGCGGCACAAACGTTGTGGCAAGCAGGCgacgaggatgaggatgaggcaGCGCACAAGATGACCAAACTGGAGGCCATCAAATGCGAGAGCGAAGACAACGAAgacgtcgatgtcgatgtcgatgtggagGCCGAAGCGGAGCCCgaagcaaccacaacaaccacaacaacaacaacaacatcgacggCAACCGAAGCGAAATTGCTGCTGCCGGTGAAGCAGGTGAAACTGTTTAAACCATATTTGCTGGATGAACGCGAGACGCAGCTGGAGCTGCGTTTGCACGACGCTGACGATGAGGAAGCGGAAGCGGAGGACACGGAGGaagaggagcaacagcaacgggaGCAACGGGAGCAACCACAGCAAAGGGAGCCCATCATCTGGAGCAATGCGCCGTTGGCTGCAGCGAGTTGCTTTCAGTCGCCGCCATTGCTGATGCagttgccacatgccacagcGGCAGCCACAAACTCAATGCCGGCATTTCCCGCCGGGAGTCCTCAGCATCAGTTTCacggcggcaacaacagctgcagcagcagctccagttccagttccagctctagttccagctccagttccagttccagtggCAGCGACTGCTCCAAGCCATCGACGCCACAAAGCGTGCTCAGTCCATTTTCGGCGCCGGCGCTCTCACCCACCGGCTTCTGTTGCCCCAAAGGTTCGCCCGTGTCTGGGTacgagagcagcagcagcacctacagcgacagcagcagccacagcatgtgtcacagcagcaacagcagcaacagcaaccacagcagcagcaacggcaacggcaacagcaacagctccaCTCATGGCTACAGtctccagttgcagttgcatgccGCCGTCTACAACGATCATATGATACGCatgaagcaacaacagcagcaacaacaacagcgacagcagcaaccattgctgccacaacagcaacagttgctgcaacGCTGGCTCGATCAGGAGGCGCTGGTCGCCTTGGGGGCGCCACGCCTTACGCCTCCGCTGACTGTTGCCgaagctgctgccgccgccgctgcagccgctgctgttgcagcagcaaccacaacgtCCAGCAACAATGCTCGCGCATTGCTGGCTTAAAAGAGTGAGGGAGATCGAAAGAGTGAGTgagacagacacagagagagagagagagaggaagcgaCAATACAATCCCACCAAGCAGGGGGGGCGTGGCCATGGGCCTGGTCCTTGGCCTTGTAAGTTAATTATacattaataacaataagaataaatacaacaaaaaaaaaatctactttttttttgctaaatttcatttacaaatttaatacacTTAAgctaatcaattaaaatacttccaaaaatcaacaaaacagaaaaaaaaacacacatatcACACACATttgtcataaattaattttagttatagtttttaatgaaaagctcttaaatatatatgattttttttttcgcccaCAAATTAGCTTTAAGACGCACACAACTTACAATTAAgtttaaacaacattttttttttgtatttgcttaattaaaatataatttaattaatgtacgattttttttgcttacttTAATTAGGTTTaaccacattttttttttgttttgtgtaaaTAACTAAGTTGTaagtgtacaaaaaaaatgaataattattaaatatcaagcagaaaattcaatttgcaaaagaatttttttacgctaaatttcaaaatgaagaATGGGAAAATTGAAACGATTGTAAGAGAAAGCtttaaaaacaacacacacacacacacacacacacacacacacatatgaatTTTGTTGTCATGGCTATAAAAAAATTGGGGCGTGGCCAGCCCATTAAATGAagttaacataaaaaaaaaagaaagagaaaattttaaatgaaatgagaaaCAACGGGAACTAATCAAATGTGTAATTCTTTTTACATAGCTTaaagatttatatatatatatatacatatatttacagTTAAGCAGAAGAGCAGATCATATAGatcgtatatatattatagagtacatacat
This region includes:
- the LOC133847995 gene encoding LOW QUALITY PROTEIN: probable serine/threonine-protein kinase yakA (The sequence of the model RefSeq protein was modified relative to this genomic sequence to represent the inferred CDS: deleted 1 base in 1 codon), translating into MDNSSEQSSTVNGNSNSNNSSAAATAAAAMAAAAALSFNQQKQQQQQQQQQQPRHLKEPAAATVAAAAERQQQSPSESCNTNANANACSPKMGSRRIFTPHFKLQVLESYRNDNDCKGNQRATARKYNIHRRQIQKWLQCEPNLRSSVANNQHQQQQQQQQQQLQQQSQSHQQQQQQQQQLQLQQQQQQHQQQQQQQQSQQQSAALKTHQFHNLPHPLAHHVHHHHHHAAAAAAAAAAAAAAAAAHAHHFLATVLRRRIIIIIIIWGAPPPPPPPPPPTQQQQQQQQPQQQQPQQLHAPVAMLPTSNGDKATSNGCHSNSNSCEAANSATALPYSSNSQVPNISSSNSNNNSSSNSSSSNSSASNNTVSNSSSSSNSNNSSNMPATLAYAAYLPQLHAAAAYLPAPQLELRLKPPAATPTAPMDLSLSSAARRQREQQQQQQQQQQQQLLVDLSCRKRAAQTLWQAGDEDEDEAAHKMTKLEAIKCESEDNEDVDVDVDVEAEAEPEATTTTTTTTTTSTATEAKLLLPVKQVKLFKPYLLDERETQLELRLHDADDEEAEAEDTEEEEQQQREQREQPQQREPIIWSNAPLAAASCFQSPPLLMQLPHATAAATNSMPAFPAGSPQHQFHGGNNSCSSSSSSSSSSSSSSSSSSSGSDCSKPSTPQSVLSPFSAPALSPTGFCCPKGSPVSGYESSSSTYSDSSSHSMCHSSNSSNSNHSSSNGNGNSNSSTHGYSLQLQLHAAVYNDHMIRMKQQQQQQQQRQQQPLLPQQQQLLQRWLDQEALVALGAPRLTPPLTVAEAAAAAAAAAAVAAATTTSSNNARALLA